One part of the Arthrobacter sp. EM1 genome encodes these proteins:
- the hisN gene encoding histidinol-phosphatase, giving the protein MSQPASSYNDDLRLAHVLADSVDAQTMSRFKALDLRIETKPDLTPVTDADKSAEEAIRGQLSRSRPRDAVLGEEFGSSGHGSRRWIIDPIDGTKNFVRGVPVWATLIALVDEGEPVVGVVSAPALGKRWWAAKGAGAYMGRSLAAATRLKVSNVASLPDASLSYSSLGGWKQRGNLDEFLGLTEEVWRTRAYGDFWSYCLVAEGAVDIACEPELNLYDMAALVPIVTEAGGRFTSLEGEDGPFGGNALATNSILHSEVLKRLNPGLDDLL; this is encoded by the coding sequence ATGAGTCAACCCGCTTCGAGCTACAACGACGACCTGCGCCTTGCCCATGTCCTGGCAGATTCCGTAGATGCCCAGACCATGAGCCGCTTCAAGGCGCTCGACCTTCGGATCGAGACGAAGCCGGACCTGACGCCGGTCACTGACGCCGATAAATCCGCCGAGGAGGCCATCCGTGGCCAGCTGTCGCGGTCCCGGCCCCGCGACGCCGTGCTCGGGGAGGAGTTCGGCAGTTCCGGCCACGGCTCCCGCCGCTGGATCATCGACCCGATTGACGGGACCAAAAACTTCGTCCGCGGCGTCCCGGTCTGGGCGACGCTGATCGCCCTCGTCGATGAGGGCGAGCCGGTAGTCGGCGTTGTCAGTGCCCCGGCGCTGGGAAAGCGCTGGTGGGCGGCAAAAGGCGCCGGTGCGTACATGGGCCGTTCACTGGCGGCCGCAACCCGGCTGAAGGTCTCCAACGTCGCGAGCCTGCCGGATGCCTCGCTGTCATATTCCAGCCTGGGAGGTTGGAAGCAGCGCGGCAACCTTGACGAGTTCCTGGGGCTCACCGAAGAGGTGTGGCGGACCCGCGCCTACGGCGACTTCTGGTCCTACTGCCTGGTGGCGGAAGGTGCCGTTGATATCGCCTGCGAACCCGAACTCAACCTCTACGACATGGCCGCGCTGGTTCCGATCGTCACCGAGGCCGGCGGCCGCTTTACCTCCCTCGAAGGAGAAGACGGTCCCTTCGGCGGCAACGCCCTCGCGACCAACTCCATTCTGCACTCCGAAGTCCTCAAGCGTCTGAACCCCGGGCTGGACGACCTGCTGTAA
- a CDS encoding aminotransferase class V-fold PLP-dependent enzyme — MTTATIPAGAEVQAKTGPAHPDPRFAVARRPLAAVTGAEIQAPLIQGGHVRYANLDYGASAPALSVVSAYLNEILPFYASVHRGAGYASQISTSVYENARGIVRDFVGGRPDDAVIFTRNTTDSLNLLAGCLPVVDGEHTGEVLYLDIEHHANLLPWQRVPHRSVIAAPTLAATLELLRQELAHGGVSLLAVTGASNVTGEILPIRDLAALAHDYGARIVVDAAQLAPHRRINVSTDDLDYIAFSGHKLYAPFGAGVLIGRPDWLDAGIPHLAGGGAVQDARIDAVSWTTGPARHEGGSPNVLGAATLARAAQIIAGLDADQWHAHENAIRSFLVEGLARIDGVTVHQIFSDSGTFDAAAGPGAGTGSQTPPGAGTIGVVNFSVEGYDAGLVAAYLSAEHGMGLRDGRFCAHPLLRRLGLPSGSLRASFGLGSRLDDAQRLLTGVRELLGNGLGWDYVVDAGRWVPSNDTRSYPHWAPNTPGTAGAAPCTLD, encoded by the coding sequence ATGACGACTGCCACCATTCCTGCCGGCGCCGAGGTTCAGGCCAAGACCGGTCCGGCACATCCCGATCCGCGGTTCGCCGTTGCCCGCCGGCCGCTGGCCGCGGTGACCGGCGCCGAGATCCAGGCGCCTCTCATCCAGGGCGGACATGTCCGCTACGCCAACCTGGACTACGGTGCCTCGGCTCCGGCGCTGTCCGTGGTCTCGGCCTACCTCAACGAGATCCTGCCGTTCTACGCCAGCGTCCACCGCGGCGCCGGCTATGCCTCCCAGATCAGCACCTCGGTCTACGAGAACGCCCGCGGGATTGTCCGCGACTTCGTTGGCGGCCGGCCGGACGATGCGGTGATCTTCACCAGGAACACCACCGATTCGCTGAACCTGCTGGCCGGCTGCCTGCCGGTCGTCGACGGCGAGCATACCGGCGAGGTGCTCTACCTCGACATTGAACACCATGCCAACCTCCTGCCCTGGCAGCGGGTACCCCACCGCAGCGTCATTGCCGCCCCCACCCTCGCGGCCACCCTGGAGCTGCTCCGCCAGGAACTCGCCCACGGCGGCGTCAGCCTGCTTGCCGTGACCGGGGCCTCCAACGTCACCGGCGAGATCCTGCCAATCCGCGACCTGGCAGCGCTGGCGCACGACTACGGCGCCCGGATCGTCGTCGACGCCGCCCAGTTGGCCCCGCACCGGCGGATCAACGTCTCCACGGACGACCTCGACTACATCGCCTTCTCGGGGCACAAGCTCTACGCACCCTTCGGTGCCGGCGTCCTGATCGGGCGTCCCGACTGGCTCGACGCCGGCATCCCGCACCTCGCGGGCGGCGGGGCCGTCCAGGACGCCCGGATCGATGCTGTCAGCTGGACCACGGGACCCGCCCGGCATGAGGGCGGATCCCCGAACGTGCTCGGCGCCGCCACCCTGGCCCGGGCCGCGCAAATCATCGCCGGGCTGGACGCGGACCAGTGGCACGCGCACGAGAACGCCATCCGGTCCTTCCTGGTGGAAGGCCTCGCCCGGATCGACGGTGTGACGGTCCACCAGATCTTCTCCGACAGCGGTACCTTCGACGCGGCTGCAGGGCCGGGGGCGGGCACCGGGTCACAGACCCCTCCCGGCGCCGGCACCATCGGCGTCGTCAACTTCTCGGTGGAAGGCTACGACGCGGGCCTGGTGGCAGCCTACCTGTCCGCCGAGCACGGTATGGGGCTGCGCGACGGCAGGTTTTGCGCGCATCCGCTGCTCCGGCGGCTTGGCCTGCCCTCGGGGTCGCTGCGGGCAAGCTTCGGTTTGGGCTCCAGGCTTGATGACGCCCAGCGGCTGCTCACCGGAGTCCGGGAGCTGCTCGGGAACGGCCTCGGCTGGGACTACGTGGTGGACGCAGGCCGCTGGGTACCGTCCAACGACACCCGCAGCTACCCGCACTGGGCCCCCAATACCCCCGGCACGGCCGGGGCGGCGCCCTGCACGCTGGACTAA
- a CDS encoding class I SAM-dependent methyltransferase, with protein sequence MARGGPKLPQGRRQELGHSFQDGGEHYDRVRPGYPEESAGWLIPGGAADAADLGAGTGKFTALLVGRGLRTVAVDPSADMLEQLRRALPGVTAVEGTAERTGLPDGAFDVVTVAQAWHWCDPLLASTEVARILRPHGVLGLIWNQLDTSVPWVHRLSRIMHAGDVHKPHFTPPLGPEFTGLESHLTRWEDPVRGADILALAKSRSYYLAAGQATRTKVLGNLDWYLHEHLGHQGDEVIPLPYLTQSWRAVRS encoded by the coding sequence GTGGCACGCGGCGGACCCAAGCTGCCCCAGGGGCGGCGCCAGGAGCTGGGGCACAGCTTTCAGGACGGCGGGGAACACTACGACCGCGTCCGGCCCGGGTATCCCGAGGAATCGGCTGGCTGGCTGATCCCCGGCGGCGCAGCGGATGCCGCGGACCTCGGCGCCGGAACCGGGAAATTCACGGCGCTGCTGGTCGGGCGCGGCCTGCGCACGGTGGCAGTGGACCCATCCGCGGACATGCTGGAACAGCTGCGCCGGGCGCTTCCCGGGGTCACCGCCGTCGAGGGTACCGCGGAGCGGACGGGGCTGCCCGACGGTGCTTTCGACGTGGTGACAGTCGCCCAGGCCTGGCATTGGTGCGATCCGCTTCTGGCCAGCACGGAAGTCGCCAGGATCCTCCGCCCGCACGGTGTCCTGGGGCTGATCTGGAACCAGCTGGACACGTCTGTTCCCTGGGTGCACCGGCTCTCGCGCATTATGCATGCCGGCGACGTGCACAAACCGCACTTCACACCGCCGCTGGGACCTGAATTTACGGGACTGGAGAGCCATCTCACCCGGTGGGAAGATCCGGTGCGCGGCGCAGACATCCTGGCGCTGGCGAAGTCCCGCAGCTACTACCTGGCGGCCGGCCAGGCCACCCGCACCAAGGTGCTGGGCAACCTCGACTGGTATCTGCACGAGCACCTGGGCCATCAGGGCGATGAAGTGATCCCGCTCCCCTACCTGACACAGAGCTGGCGGGCCGTGCGGTCCTGA
- a CDS encoding Nramp family divalent metal transporter, translating to MLDVTGHDGAGPATAARPKPAGRRAMIGLLGPAFVAAIAYVDPGNVAANLTAGAQYGYLLVWVLVAANIMAVLVQYQSAKLGLVTGKSLPEILGERLKPFWRRAFWVQAEIVAAATDLAEVVGGAIALFLLFGLPLPLGAVIVGAVSMGLLAVQARNKQRPFEFIIIFLLGIITIGFLAGLFVSPPDPAGVAAGLIPGFRGPETVLLAASMLGATVMPHAIYVHSALSRDRHRPDPHVHVPAPALARLVKATRWDVVVALAFAGLVNIGMLLLAASTLGGADGTDTIEGAHAAITSSLGPVIGVIFAVGLLASGLASTSVGCYAGGSIMEGLLKIRVPLMLRRIITLVPAVVLLSVGFDPTWGLVLSQVVLSFGIPFVLIPLVVLTSNKSLMGRFADGMALRIAAVVSVILVVALNLALLWLTFASAG from the coding sequence GTGCTGGACGTAACAGGACACGACGGCGCGGGACCGGCGACGGCCGCCCGGCCGAAGCCGGCCGGCCGCCGGGCCATGATCGGCCTGCTGGGGCCGGCATTTGTTGCCGCGATCGCCTACGTGGACCCCGGCAACGTGGCGGCCAACCTCACGGCCGGAGCGCAATACGGCTACTTGCTCGTTTGGGTCCTGGTGGCCGCCAACATTATGGCCGTGCTGGTGCAATACCAGTCCGCCAAACTCGGGCTTGTCACCGGCAAAAGCCTGCCGGAGATTCTTGGTGAGCGGCTGAAGCCGTTCTGGCGCCGGGCGTTTTGGGTGCAGGCCGAGATCGTGGCTGCTGCCACTGACCTTGCCGAGGTGGTGGGCGGGGCAATCGCGCTCTTCCTGCTCTTTGGACTGCCTTTGCCCCTTGGCGCCGTAATCGTCGGCGCCGTCTCCATGGGACTCCTCGCCGTGCAGGCCCGGAACAAGCAGCGGCCATTTGAGTTCATCATTATCTTCCTGCTCGGCATTATCACCATCGGGTTCCTGGCCGGCCTTTTTGTTAGCCCGCCTGATCCTGCCGGTGTGGCAGCCGGGCTGATCCCGGGCTTCCGGGGGCCCGAGACTGTGCTGCTGGCCGCGAGCATGCTCGGCGCCACGGTGATGCCGCACGCCATCTACGTCCACTCTGCACTGTCCAGGGACCGGCATCGTCCGGACCCGCACGTCCATGTTCCCGCCCCGGCCCTCGCCCGGCTGGTCAAGGCGACCCGCTGGGACGTGGTCGTCGCCCTGGCCTTCGCCGGTCTTGTGAACATCGGGATGCTGCTGCTGGCCGCATCGACCCTCGGCGGTGCGGACGGAACAGACACCATCGAAGGAGCCCATGCCGCCATCACCAGCAGCCTCGGACCCGTCATCGGCGTCATCTTCGCCGTCGGGCTGCTCGCCTCCGGACTGGCTTCCACGTCCGTTGGCTGCTACGCCGGCGGCTCAATTATGGAGGGGCTGCTCAAGATCCGGGTCCCCCTGATGCTGCGGCGCATCATCACCCTGGTACCGGCGGTGGTGCTGCTGAGCGTGGGTTTCGATCCTACCTGGGGACTGGTCCTGAGCCAGGTTGTCCTGAGCTTCGGAATCCCTTTTGTGCTGATCCCGCTGGTTGTCCTGACCAGTAACAAGTCGCTGATGGGCCGGTTCGCCGATGGAATGGCGCTTCGGATCGCAGCTGTCGTCAGCGTCATCCTGGTGGTCGCGCTTAACCTCGCACTGCTGTGGCTGACCTTCGCCAGCGCGGGCTAA
- a CDS encoding metal-dependent transcriptional regulator codes for MKTSLPSSSIEDYVKVIYSFTEWQDRPITSTQLAQRLGVANSSVSEMVRKLKDQGLVDHQPYSAITLTADGVRLALSMVRRHRLIETFLVRELGYRWDEVHNEAELLEHAVSDTFIERMAAKLGNPRRDPHGDPIPAADGSVLIPVAHRMSELDDGHTGRITRISDENPELLRYLSAEEIDLDDDVEVLGRKPFGGALVVRIGSGAAGQEVDLAEEVASALWVHSDVAHPGCSLGRS; via the coding sequence GTGAAGACCAGCCTGCCCTCTTCCTCGATCGAGGACTATGTCAAGGTCATCTATTCCTTTACGGAGTGGCAGGACAGGCCGATCACCTCCACCCAGCTGGCACAACGCCTCGGCGTCGCCAACTCCTCGGTCTCCGAAATGGTCCGCAAGCTCAAGGACCAGGGACTCGTGGACCACCAGCCGTACAGCGCGATCACCCTCACCGCCGACGGTGTCCGGCTGGCGTTGTCCATGGTCAGACGGCACCGGCTCATCGAAACATTCCTGGTCCGGGAACTCGGCTACCGCTGGGACGAGGTTCACAACGAGGCCGAGCTGCTCGAACACGCCGTCTCGGACACCTTCATTGAGCGGATGGCAGCCAAGCTCGGGAACCCGCGGCGTGATCCGCATGGGGATCCGATTCCTGCCGCCGACGGCTCCGTCCTGATCCCGGTGGCGCACCGGATGAGCGAGCTCGACGATGGGCACACCGGCCGGATTACCCGGATCAGTGACGAAAACCCCGAGCTCCTGCGCTACCTTTCCGCGGAAGAAATCGACCTTGACGACGACGTCGAGGTGCTGGGGCGCAAGCCTTTCGGCGGCGCCCTGGTAGTTCGCATCGGCTCGGGCGCGGCCGGGCAGGAAGTGGATCTGGCCGAGGAAGTCGCCTCCGCCCTCTGGGTCCACAGTGACGTTGCCCATCCCGGCTGCAGCCTCGGGCGGTCCTGA
- a CDS encoding CrcB family protein: MKHTAKSLPRTAGAAHDRSPGWHAWTAVAVGGLIGTELRYGAGLVFPESAGTIPWTTLAINVLGSFVLAALTTVWIARPKTAFWLRAGLGPGLLGSFTTFSAVVFALDQQFRAGLQTSSLVYLGLSLVLGLGAAAAGWKTGKAMADLTGRAL; encoded by the coding sequence ATGAAACACACGGCGAAGTCGCTCCCCCGGACGGCGGGTGCGGCGCATGACCGGTCGCCGGGCTGGCATGCATGGACGGCCGTCGCCGTCGGCGGCCTGATCGGAACGGAGCTGCGCTACGGGGCCGGCCTGGTGTTCCCGGAATCCGCCGGGACAATCCCTTGGACCACCTTGGCGATCAACGTCCTCGGCAGTTTTGTGCTCGCGGCCCTCACCACCGTCTGGATCGCGCGGCCGAAGACGGCGTTCTGGCTGCGTGCCGGACTCGGACCCGGGTTGCTGGGGTCCTTCACTACGTTTTCGGCGGTGGTGTTCGCCCTGGACCAGCAGTTCAGGGCCGGTTTACAAACCAGCTCGCTGGTTTATCTGGGACTCTCACTCGTCCTGGGGCTCGGTGCGGCGGCCGCGGGGTGGAAGACCGGAAAGGCAATGGCTGATCTGACCGGCCGGGCATTATGA
- a CDS encoding CrcB family protein: protein MITALLVGAFGVAGALLRFAVDSWFANSFPARHSHWPWTTLAVNVTGSFIIGAAIGGTAHWGLGPEWQSGLATGLAGGLTTFSSWTTATVRLASESRYRAATLNVAANLILGLAAAALGLSLTAL from the coding sequence ATGATCACGGCACTGCTCGTCGGGGCCTTCGGTGTTGCCGGCGCCCTGCTGCGCTTCGCCGTCGACTCCTGGTTTGCTAACTCCTTCCCGGCCCGTCATTCCCACTGGCCCTGGACCACCCTCGCCGTCAACGTGACGGGTTCCTTTATCATCGGCGCGGCCATCGGCGGCACGGCACACTGGGGACTGGGGCCTGAGTGGCAGTCCGGCCTCGCGACGGGACTCGCCGGCGGCCTCACGACATTCAGCTCCTGGACCACCGCCACTGTCCGGCTTGCGAGCGAAAGCCGCTACCGCGCCGCCACCCTCAACGTCGCCGCCAACCTAATTCTCGGCCTCGCCGCAGCAGCGCTCGGGCTCTCCCTCACTGCCCTGTGA
- the smpB gene encoding SsrA-binding protein SmpB, with translation MPKESGRKVVATNRKARHDYHILDTYEAGIALMGTEVKSLREGHASMVDGFCTFYNDELWMESIHIPEYHQGSWTNHAARRRRKLLLHRDELTKISHKIRESGFTIVPLQLYFVDGRAKVEIGVARGKKEYDKRHTLREQQDKREALRVMRERNRR, from the coding sequence GTGCCGAAAGAAAGTGGCCGTAAGGTAGTGGCCACCAACCGCAAGGCCCGGCACGACTACCACATCCTCGATACCTATGAGGCGGGAATCGCACTGATGGGGACGGAAGTGAAGTCCCTTCGGGAGGGCCACGCCTCCATGGTCGACGGCTTTTGCACCTTCTACAACGACGAGCTGTGGATGGAGAGCATCCACATCCCCGAATACCACCAGGGGAGTTGGACCAACCACGCCGCACGCCGCCGTCGGAAGCTGCTGCTGCACCGGGACGAACTCACCAAGATCTCGCACAAGATCCGCGAATCCGGTTTCACGATCGTCCCACTCCAGCTGTACTTCGTGGATGGGCGGGCCAAGGTGGAGATCGGCGTAGCCCGCGGTAAGAAGGAATACGACAAGCGTCATACCCTGCGCGAGCAGCAGGACAAGCGTGAGGCCCTGCGGGTGATGCGCGAACGGAACCGGCGGTAG
- a CDS encoding M23 family metallopeptidase: MTPMHRTGPQPVPLRRAVAGRRSRIVSAALALVLVAAMGASAPVAVADSLEDQQAALREEAAKVQHSLEFVDSKIAQAASDLVLYQGQLPGAQQALLDAQGRVAAAVKEAEALAARVDLAQQNKAKITQQLETDKQKITDTKKLIGQIATQAYKSGGVPSNLSLFFGPNNGGSLTDTIDLADQAMRSQNAAMDKLTQQNATNINSQARLEAVEAEIKDLKAKADAALAREQAARGEAEAKKAQVDQLIADTTRIDAELQAAKPGIQTQLAQVKSQQDAVAADIAERDRKLREAYEAEQRRIAEAAAEAAAAAARAQGQAQAKPAPYVPAPQGSPSAFGLQHPLNGVPITSGFGWRSTPPGTIDFYGQGGYMHTGIDFGAACGTPVFAAAAGTVFSAGWANDGGGNNVKISHGVIQGNSLTTIYYHNTSVVVSPGQQVSRGQLIAYSGTTGNSTGCHSHFETWLNGRAVDPMNLL; the protein is encoded by the coding sequence ATGACACCGATGCACCGAACCGGCCCGCAGCCGGTTCCCCTCCGGCGAGCCGTGGCCGGCCGCCGCAGCCGCATCGTCAGTGCCGCGCTAGCCCTGGTTCTGGTGGCGGCCATGGGAGCTTCGGCCCCGGTGGCCGTCGCCGACTCCCTCGAAGACCAGCAGGCAGCCCTCCGGGAGGAAGCGGCGAAGGTTCAGCACTCGCTGGAGTTTGTTGACTCCAAGATCGCCCAGGCGGCCTCGGACCTCGTCCTTTACCAAGGCCAGCTCCCCGGTGCCCAACAGGCCCTGCTCGACGCCCAGGGCCGCGTGGCAGCTGCGGTCAAGGAAGCCGAGGCCCTCGCAGCCCGGGTGGACCTTGCGCAGCAAAACAAAGCCAAGATCACCCAGCAGTTGGAGACGGACAAGCAGAAGATCACCGACACGAAGAAACTGATCGGGCAGATCGCCACCCAGGCGTACAAGTCCGGCGGTGTGCCGTCCAACCTTTCGCTGTTTTTCGGCCCGAACAACGGCGGCAGCCTTACGGACACCATTGACCTGGCCGACCAGGCGATGCGCAGCCAAAACGCCGCCATGGACAAGCTGACCCAACAGAACGCCACGAACATCAACTCCCAGGCCAGGCTCGAAGCGGTGGAAGCCGAAATCAAGGACCTTAAAGCCAAAGCTGATGCCGCGCTGGCCCGCGAACAGGCAGCCCGCGGCGAGGCAGAGGCCAAAAAGGCCCAGGTGGACCAGCTCATCGCCGACACCACCCGGATCGACGCCGAACTTCAGGCCGCCAAACCCGGAATCCAGACCCAACTCGCCCAGGTCAAGTCCCAGCAGGACGCCGTTGCCGCGGACATCGCCGAACGCGACCGCAAACTGCGCGAGGCCTATGAAGCCGAACAGCGCCGGATCGCCGAGGCGGCCGCGGAGGCTGCCGCCGCGGCCGCCCGCGCCCAGGGGCAGGCCCAGGCGAAGCCGGCACCGTACGTTCCTGCCCCCCAGGGATCCCCGTCGGCCTTCGGCCTGCAGCATCCCCTCAATGGCGTCCCGATCACCTCCGGCTTCGGCTGGCGCTCGACACCCCCCGGGACCATCGACTTCTACGGCCAGGGCGGCTATATGCACACCGGAATCGACTTCGGCGCCGCCTGCGGCACACCGGTCTTTGCCGCGGCGGCGGGAACGGTATTTTCCGCCGGCTGGGCCAATGACGGCGGTGGCAACAACGTGAAGATCTCCCATGGTGTGATCCAAGGCAACTCGCTGACCACCATCTATTACCACAACACCTCAGTTGTCGTCTCGCCGGGCCAGCAGGTCAGCCGGGGCCAGCTGATTGCTTACTCGGGAACCACCGGCAACTCCACCGGCTGCCACTCGCACTTCGAGACCTGGCTTAACGGCCGAGCCGTGGATCCGATGAACCTGCTCTGA
- the ftsX gene encoding permease-like cell division protein FtsX yields the protein MRLQFVLAEIGSGLRRNLSMVVSVILVTFVSLTFVGAAGMLQLQINQMKGYWYDKVQVAIFLCSDGSTAASCASGPATPEQQANLGKLLESPAVAQYVNDFQFESKDDAYRHFKEQFSNSPIVDSVTPDQLPASFRINMKDPEKYQIISETFSSQAGVETVIDQRQLLERLFSVMNAASLVAVSVAGVMIICAILLIATTIRLSAFSRRRETGIMRLVGASKIVIQLPFILEGVIAAVIGAALASGTLWAVAHFFLGGYLSKQYPDTAFISAGQTLVLAPALIGLGVLLAGVSSLLTLRRYLKV from the coding sequence GTGAGGCTCCAATTCGTCCTCGCCGAAATCGGCAGCGGCCTGCGCCGCAACCTCTCCATGGTGGTCTCCGTCATCCTGGTGACTTTCGTGTCCCTGACTTTCGTCGGCGCCGCTGGCATGCTGCAGCTGCAGATCAACCAAATGAAGGGCTACTGGTACGACAAGGTCCAGGTCGCCATCTTCCTGTGCAGCGACGGTTCGACGGCGGCCAGTTGCGCCAGCGGGCCCGCCACCCCCGAACAGCAGGCCAACCTGGGCAAGCTGCTGGAATCGCCGGCCGTTGCCCAGTACGTCAACGACTTCCAGTTTGAGTCCAAGGACGATGCGTACAGGCACTTCAAGGAACAGTTTTCCAATTCCCCGATCGTTGACTCGGTGACGCCGGACCAGCTCCCGGCCTCCTTCCGGATCAATATGAAGGACCCGGAAAAGTACCAGATCATCAGCGAGACCTTCTCATCGCAGGCCGGTGTGGAAACCGTGATCGACCAGCGCCAGCTCCTCGAACGGCTCTTCTCGGTCATGAACGCTGCCTCCCTCGTGGCCGTCAGCGTCGCCGGCGTGATGATCATCTGCGCCATCTTGCTGATCGCCACCACGATCCGGCTCTCCGCCTTCAGCAGGCGACGGGAAACCGGGATCATGCGCTTGGTCGGGGCATCGAAAATAGTGATCCAGCTGCCGTTTATCCTGGAGGGCGTGATAGCCGCAGTGATTGGCGCGGCGCTGGCCTCGGGAACACTGTGGGCCGTGGCGCACTTCTTCCTGGGCGGATACCTCTCCAAGCAGTATCCGGACACCGCGTTTATCTCCGCGGGCCAAACCCTGGTGCTCGCACCGGCCCTCATTGGCCTTGGCGTGCTGCTGGCAGGCGTATCATCGCTCCTAACCCTTCGTCGATACCTGAAGGTTTAG
- the ftsE gene encoding cell division ATP-binding protein FtsE, which translates to MIRFENVTKVYDQKARPALDSINLEIDRGEFAFLVGASGSGKSTFLRLVLKEDRASSGAVYVAGQNVANISSWRVPRLRRGIGVVFQDFRLLPQKTVFANVAFAMQVIGKGRSVIRDTVPEVLKTVGLEGKENRLPHELSGGEQQRVAIARAVVNRPGILLADEPTGNLDPTTSMGIMGVLDKINQNGTTVVMATHDDDIVNEMRKRVVELKNGVVIRDEAKALYTSMIPVVGQSRRLRDASGRDPQGEGQL; encoded by the coding sequence ATGATCCGTTTCGAAAATGTCACCAAGGTCTACGACCAGAAGGCGCGCCCCGCCCTGGATTCCATCAACCTTGAGATCGACCGTGGCGAATTCGCCTTCCTCGTCGGGGCCTCCGGTTCCGGAAAATCGACGTTCCTGCGCCTTGTCCTTAAAGAGGACCGTGCCTCCTCCGGTGCCGTCTACGTGGCCGGCCAGAACGTTGCCAACATTTCCAGCTGGCGGGTGCCCAGGCTCCGCCGCGGCATCGGCGTCGTCTTCCAGGACTTCCGCCTGTTGCCCCAAAAGACTGTCTTCGCCAACGTCGCCTTCGCGATGCAGGTCATTGGCAAGGGCCGCAGCGTCATCCGGGACACCGTTCCCGAGGTCCTCAAGACCGTCGGGCTCGAAGGCAAGGAAAACCGCCTTCCACACGAACTTTCCGGCGGTGAGCAGCAGCGCGTGGCGATCGCCCGCGCCGTCGTCAACCGCCCCGGCATCCTGCTCGCCGATGAGCCGACCGGCAACCTGGACCCCACCACCTCGATGGGCATCATGGGGGTGCTGGACAAGATCAACCAGAACGGCACCACAGTGGTGATGGCAACGCACGATGACGACATCGTCAACGAGATGCGCAAACGCGTCGTCGAGCTCAAGAACGGCGTTGTGATCCGCGATGAGGCCAAGGCGCTCTACACCTCCATGATCCCGGTCGTGGGACAGTCGCGCCGCCTGCGCGACGCCAGCGGGCGGGACCCGCAAGGGGAGGGCCAGCTGTGA
- the prfB gene encoding peptide chain release factor 2, whose translation MANIDFPAEIRALRATYASIENVSNVEGLKEDIAELSERAGEPNLWDDPAAAQVITSRLSHRQSELARLDSLASRIDDLEVLVELGQDEDDAASMGEAATELESVRKALTELEVVTLLSGEFDIREAVVTIRAGAGGVDAADFAEMLLRMYLRWAERHGYPTTIMDTSYAEEAGLKSATFEVKAPYAYGTLSVEAGTHRLVRISPFDNQGRRQTSFAAVEVIPLIEQTDSIDIPDNEIRVDVFRSSGPGGQSVNTTDSAVRLTHIPTGTVVSMQNEKSQLQNRAAALRVLQSRLLLLKKQQEDAEKKAFAGDVKASWGDQMRSYVLNPYQMVKDLRTEHEVGNTSAVFDGEIDDFIDAGIRWRTDNRNADK comes from the coding sequence ATGGCAAACATTGATTTTCCCGCAGAAATCCGCGCCCTCCGAGCCACCTACGCCTCGATCGAGAACGTTTCGAATGTTGAGGGGCTGAAGGAGGACATCGCCGAACTCAGCGAACGGGCCGGCGAACCCAATCTGTGGGACGACCCCGCGGCCGCGCAGGTGATTACCTCGCGGCTCTCGCACCGGCAGTCCGAACTGGCACGCCTTGACTCGCTGGCCTCCCGGATAGACGATCTTGAGGTCCTGGTGGAGCTGGGCCAGGACGAGGATGACGCCGCCTCCATGGGTGAAGCGGCGACGGAACTCGAGTCCGTGCGCAAGGCACTGACGGAACTCGAAGTGGTTACCCTGCTTTCCGGCGAGTTCGACATCCGCGAAGCCGTCGTCACGATCCGAGCCGGCGCCGGGGGAGTGGACGCGGCAGACTTCGCCGAAATGCTGCTGCGGATGTACCTCCGCTGGGCTGAACGCCACGGCTACCCGACCACCATCATGGACACCTCCTACGCCGAAGAAGCAGGGCTCAAGTCCGCCACCTTCGAGGTCAAGGCCCCTTACGCGTACGGCACGCTCAGCGTCGAAGCCGGCACCCACCGCCTGGTGCGGATCAGTCCCTTCGACAACCAGGGCCGCCGGCAGACCTCCTTCGCCGCCGTCGAAGTCATCCCGCTGATCGAGCAGACGGACTCCATCGACATCCCGGACAATGAGATCCGCGTCGATGTCTTCCGTTCCTCCGGCCCCGGCGGCCAGTCGGTCAACACCACGGACTCCGCAGTGCGCCTCACCCACATCCCCACCGGCACCGTGGTGTCGATGCAGAACGAGAAGTCGCAGCTGCAAAACCGTGCGGCCGCGCTGCGAGTGCTGCAGTCCAGGCTCCTGTTGCTGAAGAAGCAGCAGGAGGACGCGGAGAAGAAGGCATTCGCCGGCGATGTAAAAGCCTCCTGGGGCGACCAGATGCGCTCGTACGTCCTGAACCCGTACCAGATGGTCAAGGATCTCCGCACCGAGCACGAAGTCGGCAACACCTCGGCCGTGTTCGACGGCGAGATCGACGATTTTATTGATGCCGGCATCCGCTGGCGGACCGACAACCGCAACGCCGACAAATAG